The Bacteroidota bacterium genome includes the window TTAATTCGGTCAAGTAGAGTTATATCATGCTTTTGGATGGGCTTGTGAGTGAATATTTTTTAATTTACTAATCGTGTTGTGTGTATATACTTGGGTAGCCGATAAATTGGCATGACCCAGCAATTCCTTAATTGCATTCAGTTCGGCTCCGTTGTTAAGCATATTGGTGGCAAAGCTGTGACGCAATACGTGCGGGCTTTTCTTTTTAGCTGTAGTAACTTCACCCAGGCCTTTTTTTACCAATTCATAAACAAAACGCGGATACAGTTTTTGTCCTTTATCGGTAACAAAAAAGTACTCAGCTTGAGGGAAATTCTTCTTTAATTCAACCAAGTATTCTTGCAGCAAATTTTTTGTATTTACCGAGAATGGGATAATTCGTTCCTTGTTTCTTTTACCCACTACTTTTAATGCATTTGAATAAAAATCGAACGAATAATGGTTGAGGTTAATCAATTCGCTCAAACGCATGCCGGTTGCATAAAACAGTTCAATAATCATTTTATCGCGAATGCCCTCAAAACCGGGAGCAAAATCGGTAAAATCGAGCAAGCGGTTCATTTTTTCCTGCGCAACGTATTCGGGTAGGCGTTTGCTGTTTTTAGGAGCAATTATCTTAAGCATGGGATTCACGCTCACAATCGCTTCGCGCAGTAAAAATTTATAAAAGGTTTTAAGGGTAGTAATTTTTCGGTTAATGGAACGAGCGCTAATGTTAGCTTCCATTAGTTTTACAAGCCAAGTACGAATAAAGGTATGATTTACTTCAACAATGTTGCTGATGGAGTAATCGCTTAATAGGAAATCATAAAATTGTTGTAAGTCGTTGCTGTAGGCAGTAACTGTATGTGGTGAGAATCTTTTCTCGTATTGGAGGTAGTTAACAAACTGCTCTTTCACCATAAAAAAAAACTTACTTTCAATACCAATTAGTATCAAAAGTAAGTTTTAAAATTTATAAAGTGAAATAATTCTTAAGAATTATCTTCTGATTGATGCATTTTTTGAACGTAAACAGCTTTAATTTTTTGCATACGTTTAACCACCGAAGGTTTAGTGAATTTTTGACGATCGCGTAATTCACGAACCATTCCTGTTTTTTCAATTTTCTTTTTAAACTTCTTCAGTGATTTCTCAATTGATTCACCGTCTTTTACCGGAACTATAATCATGTTATTTTTATTTTCGTTTTTTTAATTGGGACTGCAAAATTAACAATTTATCACAAGCAACAAAATTATTTTAAAATTTCGCGTGCAATAACAATTTTTTGTATTTCACTGGTTCCTTCACCAATGGTGCAAAGTTTTGAATCGCGATAATATTTTTCAGCCGGAAAGTCTTTGGTGTAGCCATATCCACCAAATATTTGCACTGCATTATTAGCAGTTCTTACACATACTTCACTGGAGTAATATTTGGCATAAGCACCCTCTTTGGTCATTTTTAAACCACGGTTTTTACGGTCGGCCGCCATAAAGGTCAACAATTCGGCAGCTTCAATTTCAGTGGCCATATCGGCAAGCATAAACGCTACTCCTTGAAACTGAGAAATCGGTTTACCAAACTGCTGTCTTTCTTTCGAGTATTTTAAAGCTGCCTCAAAAGCACCTCGAGCAATACCTACAGCCAAAGAGGCAATTGAAATTCGTCCACCATCCAATACTTTCATGGCCTGAATAAAACCTTCGCCTTCTTTACCTAACATCTGACTTTTATGAATGCGGCAATCTTCAAAAATTAACTCGGCAGTTTCTGAAGCACGCATTCCCAGCTTATTTTCTTTTTTACCTGAACGAAAACCGGGTGTACCTTTCTCAATAATAAAAGCAGTCATACCATGCGAATCGCCTTTTTCACCGGTACGAGTAATTACCACAGCAACATTTCCGCTAATGGCATGTGTAATGAAATTTTTAGCACCATTAAGTACAAAATAGTCGCCGTCTTTTTTAGCGGTTGTAAGCATTCCTCCTGCATCCGAACCGGTGGCTGTTTCAGTTAAGCCCCAAGCACCAATCCATTCGGCTGTTGCAAGTTTGGGAAGGTATTTTTTCTTTTGCTCTTCATTACCAAAAGCCAAAATATGTCCAGTGCAAAGCGAATTGTGTGCTGCCATCGACAAACCGATAGAACCACAAATTTTCGACAATTCAACAATGGCGGTAACGTATTCGGTATAGGTAAATCCTGAACCTCCGTATTCAGTAGGAACTAAAACTCCCATTAAGCCTAGTTCACCTAGTTTTTTAAACACTTCTACAGGGAAAGTTTGTGCCTCATCCC containing:
- a CDS encoding tyrosine-type recombinase/integrase translates to MVKEQFVNYLQYEKRFSPHTVTAYSNDLQQFYDFLLSDYSISNIVEVNHTFIRTWLVKLMEANISARSINRKITTLKTFYKFLLREAIVSVNPMLKIIAPKNSKRLPEYVAQEKMNRLLDFTDFAPGFEGIRDKMIIELFYATGMRLSELINLNHYSFDFYSNALKVVGKRNKERIIPFSVNTKNLLQEYLVELKKNFPQAEYFFVTDKGQKLYPRFVYELVKKGLGEVTTAKKKSPHVLRHSFATNMLNNGAELNAIKELLGHANLSATQVYTHNTISKLKNIHSQAHPKA
- a CDS encoding 30S ribosomal protein S21, translated to MIIVPVKDGESIEKSLKKFKKKIEKTGMVRELRDRQKFTKPSVVKRMQKIKAVYVQKMHQSEDNS
- a CDS encoding acyl-CoA dehydrogenase family protein, which gives rise to MNFSINENQTMIADMIRKFGEEHIRPKMMEWDEAQTFPVEVFKKLGELGLMGVLVPTEYGGSGFTYTEYVTAIVELSKICGSIGLSMAAHNSLCTGHILAFGNEEQKKKYLPKLATAEWIGAWGLTETATGSDAGGMLTTAKKDGDYFVLNGAKNFITHAISGNVAVVITRTGEKGDSHGMTAFIIEKGTPGFRSGKKENKLGMRASETAELIFEDCRIHKSQMLGKEGEGFIQAMKVLDGGRISIASLAVGIARGAFEAALKYSKERQQFGKPISQFQGVAFMLADMATEIEAAELLTFMAADRKNRGLKMTKEGAYAKYYSSEVCVRTANNAVQIFGGYGYTKDFPAEKYYRDSKLCTIGEGTSEIQKIVIAREILK